In Sporichthya polymorpha DSM 43042, a genomic segment contains:
- a CDS encoding serine/threonine-protein kinase — protein sequence MERLPGTPYLAGEVMGRGPHGAVFVAQDAAERRLAVKVLTPDLSGGDASAREFAGQRDTLTSLRHPHLMPVYDIVLTDTGLLAVVTERAEGGNLRQALEVVRTFPPSEACRLGAQIARALASLHATGLVHGDLTATNILFNDSGSRPAVRVSDAGLTRWLAGLGRGWIPVAAAAYAAPEVAAGGVPGASADLYALGVLLHEMCVGVPPFAGDPAEVTRRHVEEVPVRPAGIPDQLWVLIAALLAKDGAARVGPAAAVAGYLDAIAADVDRVPPAAPIGPIAAAVALAPLPDISAPGSAFGAGVGDAAPVFDAPADVPIADVSPTAETDVLPVAEPPAWTPPPADPAPWERPPVEAAAYDPYPSSGSSYGESGGYDAGTYAAAAGYGAGGYGGAGYGPVGSDPVEVAAAADPEAERARNAAYLAMYERDRRRRFAIIAGVVLLSVIGVGVAIGAVIGSGDGGGDGDDPGVDDPGIVLPTPVFPGDLESPTPTPEESPTPTPEPTPTPTPAPPGTTPRPTPEPTPTPTPTPVPTPTPTIPVVTVTPPPTPTPVVTPTPEPTPTPEPTPSPPAVESEPAA from the coding sequence GTGGAACGGTTGCCGGGCACGCCCTATCTGGCCGGTGAGGTCATGGGGCGCGGTCCCCACGGTGCGGTGTTCGTGGCGCAGGACGCGGCCGAGCGTCGGCTCGCGGTCAAGGTGCTCACGCCGGACCTGTCCGGGGGTGACGCCTCCGCGCGCGAGTTCGCGGGTCAGCGGGACACGCTCACCTCGCTGCGGCACCCGCACCTCATGCCGGTGTACGACATCGTGCTCACCGACACCGGTCTGCTCGCCGTCGTCACCGAGCGGGCCGAGGGCGGCAACCTGCGTCAGGCCCTCGAGGTCGTCCGCACCTTCCCCCCGTCCGAGGCGTGCCGCCTCGGCGCGCAGATCGCCCGGGCCCTGGCCTCGCTGCACGCGACCGGCCTGGTTCACGGCGACCTGACCGCGACCAACATCCTGTTCAACGACTCGGGCAGCCGCCCGGCCGTGCGCGTCTCCGACGCCGGCCTGACGCGATGGCTCGCCGGGCTCGGCCGCGGTTGGATCCCGGTCGCGGCGGCGGCCTACGCGGCGCCCGAGGTGGCCGCCGGGGGCGTGCCCGGGGCGTCCGCGGACCTCTATGCGCTCGGTGTGCTGCTGCACGAGATGTGCGTCGGGGTGCCGCCGTTCGCCGGCGACCCGGCAGAAGTGACGCGCCGTCATGTCGAAGAGGTGCCGGTGCGCCCGGCCGGCATCCCGGACCAGTTGTGGGTCCTGATCGCCGCGCTGCTCGCCAAGGACGGCGCCGCGCGCGTCGGTCCCGCGGCGGCCGTGGCCGGGTACCTCGACGCGATCGCGGCCGACGTCGACCGCGTGCCCCCGGCCGCACCGATCGGACCCATCGCCGCCGCGGTGGCCCTCGCCCCGCTGCCGGACATCAGCGCCCCGGGTTCGGCGTTCGGCGCGGGCGTGGGCGACGCCGCCCCCGTGTTCGACGCGCCGGCCGACGTTCCCATCGCCGACGTCAGCCCGACCGCGGAGACCGACGTCCTGCCGGTCGCCGAACCGCCCGCGTGGACGCCGCCGCCCGCGGACCCCGCGCCGTGGGAGCGGCCGCCGGTCGAGGCCGCGGCCTACGACCCCTACCCGTCGTCGGGTTCGTCGTACGGCGAGTCCGGTGGGTACGACGCCGGGACCTACGCCGCCGCGGCCGGGTACGGCGCGGGTGGTTACGGCGGGGCCGGGTACGGACCGGTCGGCTCCGACCCGGTCGAGGTCGCGGCCGCCGCGGACCCCGAGGCCGAGCGCGCCCGCAACGCGGCCTACCTCGCCATGTACGAGCGTGACCGCCGCCGGCGGTTCGCGATCATCGCGGGCGTCGTCCTGCTCTCGGTGATCGGCGTCGGCGTCGCGATCGGTGCGGTCATCGGCAGCGGCGACGGCGGTGGCGACGGAGACGACCCCGGCGTCGACGATCCCGGCATCGTCCTGCCGACCCCGGTGTTCCCGGGCGACCTGGAGTCCCCGACCCCGACGCCGGAGGAGTCCCCGACCCCGACCCCGGAGCCGACCCCGACCCCGACCCCGGCGCCCCCGGGCACGACCCCCCGGCCGACCCCGGAACCCACTCCCACCCCGACCCCCACCCCGGTTCCCACCCCGACCCCGACGATCCCGGTCGTGACCGTCACCCCGCCGCCGACGCCGACGCCGGTCGTGACGCCGACACCGGAGCCGACGCCGACCCCGGAGCCGACCCCGTCGCCGCCGGCAGTTGAGTCGGAGCCGGCGGCGTAG
- the glgX gene encoding glycogen debranching protein GlgX has translation MCADQVVPWPGRSAPLGATYDPVRGGVNVAVFSRRAESVEVCLLDSTGAETNRIGLHERTGHVWHAFLPGVEPGTRYGFRVHGPWDPARGLRFNPTKLLLDPYARAITGGWGGHPAGYAHVHTGPGSDDTVRDERDSAPHVPHAVVVDPADDPDSPADARPNTAWTDTVLYELHVRGFTRSHPDVPPHQRGTYAGLAHPAVVEYLTGLGVTAVELLPVHHFVSEEHLLRGGRRNYWGYNSIGFFAPHAGYSSAGTLGGQVREFKEMVRTLHAAGLEVILDVVYNHTAEGDETGPTLSFRGLDNIEYYRLRDGRRYADVTGCGNTLDARSPQVIALIADSLRYWVTEMGVDGFRFDLASALIRGPVGADAPDPRAALLTVLAQDPVLSGVKLIAEPWDATAAGYLLGGFPPPWAEWNDRYRGCVRDFWRGAPAGVDDLAYRLSGSSDLFAHPGRGPIASINYVTSHDGFTLRDLVSYTTKRNQANGENNRDGTDDNRSWNCGEEGETANFGVLLLRERQMRNLLMTLLLSVGTPMLVAGDERARTQQGNNNAYCQDNEISWVDWTPDPTAERLTEFTRTLLALRRAHPVFRQQGFFTGAPIGAHGQPDLEWFTEAGERLTNDDWHDPQRSALGVLLCGDAIHQRGPQGETLTDDSFLLLLNAGAEAVEWTMPTTTFATGFVPVLDSDPGHPVDGRTVLAPGDTRTLTGRSALLLRVLGEPDPLIG, from the coding sequence ATGTGTGCTGATCAGGTGGTCCCGTGGCCGGGGCGTTCCGCCCCGCTCGGGGCCACCTACGACCCGGTCCGCGGCGGGGTGAACGTCGCGGTGTTCTCGCGGCGCGCGGAGTCCGTCGAGGTCTGCCTGCTCGACTCCACCGGCGCCGAGACGAACCGGATCGGGCTGCACGAGCGGACCGGGCACGTCTGGCACGCGTTCCTGCCCGGGGTCGAGCCCGGCACGCGGTACGGCTTCCGGGTCCACGGGCCGTGGGACCCCGCGCGGGGCCTGCGCTTCAACCCGACGAAGCTGCTGCTCGACCCGTACGCCCGCGCGATCACCGGCGGCTGGGGCGGCCACCCGGCCGGCTACGCGCACGTCCACACCGGGCCCGGCTCGGACGACACGGTCCGCGACGAGCGCGACTCGGCGCCCCACGTCCCGCACGCGGTGGTCGTCGACCCGGCCGACGACCCCGACTCCCCCGCCGACGCGCGGCCGAACACCGCGTGGACCGACACCGTCCTCTACGAACTGCACGTGCGCGGCTTCACCCGCAGCCACCCCGACGTCCCGCCGCACCAGCGCGGCACGTACGCCGGGCTCGCGCACCCCGCGGTCGTCGAGTACCTGACCGGTCTCGGCGTCACCGCCGTCGAGCTTCTGCCGGTGCATCACTTCGTCTCCGAGGAGCACCTGCTGCGCGGCGGCCGGCGCAACTACTGGGGCTACAACTCCATCGGGTTCTTCGCCCCGCACGCCGGCTACTCGTCGGCGGGGACGCTCGGCGGGCAGGTCCGCGAGTTCAAGGAGATGGTCCGGACCCTGCACGCGGCCGGGCTCGAGGTGATCCTCGACGTCGTCTACAACCACACGGCCGAGGGCGACGAGACCGGCCCGACGCTGTCGTTCCGCGGCCTCGACAACATCGAGTACTACCGACTGCGCGACGGGCGGCGCTACGCGGACGTCACCGGCTGCGGCAACACTCTCGACGCCCGGTCCCCGCAGGTGATCGCGCTGATCGCGGACTCGTTGCGCTACTGGGTGACCGAGATGGGCGTCGACGGCTTCCGCTTCGACCTCGCCTCCGCGCTGATCCGCGGCCCGGTCGGCGCGGACGCCCCGGACCCCCGCGCGGCCCTGCTCACCGTGCTGGCGCAGGACCCGGTCCTCTCGGGCGTGAAGCTGATCGCCGAGCCCTGGGACGCGACCGCGGCGGGCTACCTGCTCGGCGGCTTCCCACCGCCGTGGGCGGAGTGGAACGACCGCTACCGCGGCTGCGTCCGCGACTTCTGGCGCGGTGCCCCGGCCGGCGTCGACGACCTCGCGTACCGGCTCTCGGGCTCCTCGGACCTGTTCGCCCACCCGGGGCGCGGACCGATCGCCTCGATCAACTACGTCACCTCCCACGACGGGTTCACCCTGCGCGACCTCGTCAGCTACACGACCAAGCGCAACCAGGCCAACGGCGAGAACAACCGCGACGGGACCGACGACAACCGATCCTGGAACTGCGGCGAGGAGGGCGAGACCGCCAACTTCGGCGTTCTGCTTCTGAGAGAGCGTCAGATGCGCAACCTGCTGATGACGCTGCTGCTCTCGGTCGGCACGCCGATGCTGGTCGCCGGCGACGAGCGTGCCCGCACCCAGCAGGGCAACAACAACGCCTACTGCCAGGACAACGAGATCTCCTGGGTCGACTGGACGCCCGACCCGACCGCCGAGCGCCTCACGGAGTTCACGCGCACCCTGCTCGCGCTGCGCCGCGCGCACCCGGTGTTCCGTCAGCAGGGGTTCTTCACGGGCGCCCCGATCGGCGCGCACGGCCAACCCGACCTCGAATGGTTCACCGAGGCCGGCGAGCGCCTGACCAACGACGACTGGCACGACCCCCAGCGCTCCGCGCTCGGCGTCCTGCTCTGCGGCGACGCGATCCACCAGCGCGGACCCCAGGGCGAGACCCTCACCGACGACAGCTTCCTGCTGCTGCTCAACGCCGGCGCCGAGGCGGTCGAGTGGACGATGCCGACCACGACCTTCGCGACCGGCTTCGTCCCGGTGCTCGACAGCGACCCGGGTCACCCCGTCGACGGGCGGACCGTCCTCGCCCCCGGCGACACCCGGACCCTGACCGGCCGCTCCGCCCTCCTGCTCCGGGTCCTCGGCGAACCCGACCCGCTGATCGGCTGA
- a CDS encoding enoyl-CoA hydratase/isomerase family protein gives MAEFVRLEVDNGVATIRLDRPKMNALNAQVQEEFHDAAQAARKDDDIRAVVIYGGERVFAAGADVKEMSELSYAEMAVKSMDLHRCFNAVAAIPKPTIAAVTGYALGGGCELAMCADFRVSGESTKWGQPEILLGIIPGAGGTQRLPRLVGPAKAKDIIFSGRFVDAAEALAIGLVDKVVPDAEVYDAAVAWARTFVGGPAAALRAAKEAVDRGLEVDLPTGLDIERVLFAALFATEDQKNGMRSFVENGPGKASFVGR, from the coding sequence ATGGCGGAGTTTGTGCGGCTTGAGGTCGACAACGGGGTCGCGACGATTCGGCTCGACCGGCCCAAGATGAACGCCCTGAACGCGCAGGTGCAGGAGGAGTTCCACGACGCCGCCCAGGCGGCGCGCAAGGACGACGACATCCGCGCGGTCGTGATCTACGGCGGCGAGCGCGTCTTCGCGGCCGGCGCGGACGTCAAGGAGATGTCGGAACTCTCCTACGCCGAGATGGCCGTCAAGTCGATGGATCTGCACCGCTGCTTCAACGCCGTCGCGGCGATCCCGAAGCCGACGATCGCCGCTGTCACCGGCTACGCGCTCGGCGGCGGGTGCGAGCTCGCGATGTGCGCCGACTTCCGCGTCAGCGGCGAGAGCACCAAGTGGGGCCAGCCGGAGATCCTGCTCGGGATCATCCCCGGCGCCGGTGGCACCCAGCGCCTGCCGCGCCTGGTCGGCCCGGCCAAGGCGAAGGACATCATCTTCTCCGGCCGCTTCGTCGACGCCGCCGAGGCGCTCGCGATCGGCCTGGTCGACAAGGTCGTCCCCGACGCCGAGGTCTACGACGCCGCCGTCGCCTGGGCCCGGACCTTCGTGGGCGGGCCCGCCGCCGCTCTCCGCGCGGCCAAGGAGGCCGTCGACCGCGGTCTGGAGGTCGATCTCCCCACCGGCCTCGACATCGAGCGGGTCCTGTTCGCGGCCCTGTTCGCCACCGAGGACCAGAAGAACGGCATGCGCTCGTTCGTGGAGAACGGTCCGGGGAAGGCATCTTTCGTCGGGCGTTGA
- a CDS encoding electron transfer flavoprotein subunit beta/FixA family protein, translating into MKIVVCVKQVPDTWAEKKLDASKTLDRVSVDNILNEMDEFAIEEALQMTEAHGGSVTVLCMGPDSATEAIRKALSMGADDAVHVVDDALKGSCAATTSLVLAKALERIGDYDLVIAGSEASDARTSVVPAMLAERLGIPQVTFVNKVEVDPNAKTLKANRITDDGYQVVEASLPAMISAVEKMNEPRYPSFKGIMAAKKKPVETVSLGDLGIDAGEVGLAGSWTQVNSSADRPPRSAGTIVEDDGNGGTALVDFLASKKFV; encoded by the coding sequence ATGAAGATCGTCGTCTGCGTGAAGCAGGTGCCGGACACGTGGGCTGAGAAGAAGCTCGACGCGTCCAAGACGCTCGACCGCGTCTCGGTCGACAACATCCTCAACGAGATGGACGAGTTCGCCATCGAAGAGGCGCTCCAGATGACCGAGGCCCACGGTGGCTCGGTGACCGTGCTCTGCATGGGGCCGGACTCGGCCACGGAGGCCATTCGCAAGGCGCTCTCGATGGGTGCCGACGACGCCGTGCACGTCGTCGACGACGCCCTCAAGGGTTCGTGCGCCGCGACGACGTCGCTGGTGCTCGCCAAGGCCCTCGAGCGCATCGGGGACTACGACCTGGTCATCGCCGGGTCGGAGGCCTCCGACGCCCGGACCTCGGTCGTGCCGGCGATGCTCGCCGAGCGCCTCGGGATCCCGCAGGTCACCTTCGTGAACAAGGTCGAGGTCGACCCGAACGCGAAGACCCTCAAGGCCAACCGCATCACCGACGACGGCTACCAGGTCGTCGAGGCCTCGCTGCCCGCGATGATCTCGGCCGTCGAGAAGATGAACGAGCCGCGGTACCCCTCGTTCAAGGGGATCATGGCCGCGAAGAAGAAGCCGGTCGAGACCGTGTCGCTCGGCGACCTCGGCATCGATGCCGGTGAGGTCGGACTGGCGGGTTCCTGGACCCAGGTCAACTCCAGCGCGGACCGGCCCCCGCGGTCGGCCGGCACCATCGTCGAGGACGACGGCAACGGTGGCACCGCGCTCGTGGACTTCCTCGCGTCCAAGAAGTTCGTCTAA
- a CDS encoding electron transfer flavoprotein subunit alpha/FixB family protein: MSQVLVLVEHTDGALKKVSLELLTMAKAVGEPAAVFVGSGIDNAADKLAEYGAETIYVADDAELTGYVVAPVAEVLAKLVAEQSPAAVLVAATATGKEIAGRLAIKTNSGVLTDATGLTSEGGSVVAEQSIFGGATVVQSSATKGTPIIAVLPNATPPEAAPAAGNRVPVSVELSAAAKGAKIVDSVIEEKGERPELTEASIVVSGGRGVGSAENMSVVEKLADSLGAAVGASRAVVDAGWYPHNSQVGQTGKTVSPQLYIAAGISGAIQHRAGMQTSKTIVAVNKDREAPIFELADYGVVGDLHKVLPQATDEITKRK, from the coding sequence ATGTCGCAGGTTCTCGTTCTCGTCGAGCACACCGACGGTGCGCTGAAGAAGGTCAGCCTCGAGCTGCTGACCATGGCCAAGGCCGTGGGTGAGCCGGCGGCCGTGTTCGTCGGCTCCGGCATCGACAACGCCGCGGACAAGCTGGCCGAGTACGGCGCGGAGACCATCTACGTCGCCGACGACGCCGAGCTCACGGGCTACGTCGTGGCCCCGGTCGCCGAGGTGCTGGCCAAGCTGGTCGCGGAGCAGTCCCCGGCCGCCGTCCTGGTCGCCGCCACCGCCACCGGCAAGGAGATCGCCGGTCGCCTGGCCATCAAGACCAACTCCGGTGTCCTCACCGACGCCACCGGGCTGACCAGCGAGGGCGGTTCCGTCGTCGCCGAGCAGTCGATCTTCGGTGGCGCCACGGTCGTGCAGTCCTCGGCCACCAAGGGCACCCCGATCATCGCGGTGCTCCCGAACGCCACCCCGCCGGAGGCCGCGCCGGCCGCCGGCAACCGCGTCCCGGTCTCGGTGGAGCTCTCGGCCGCCGCCAAGGGCGCGAAGATCGTCGACTCCGTCATCGAGGAGAAGGGCGAGCGTCCGGAGCTCACCGAGGCCTCGATCGTCGTCTCCGGCGGTCGCGGTGTCGGTTCGGCCGAGAACATGTCGGTCGTCGAGAAGCTCGCGGACTCGCTCGGCGCGGCCGTGGGCGCCTCCCGCGCCGTCGTCGACGCCGGCTGGTACCCGCACAACTCGCAGGTCGGTCAGACCGGCAAGACCGTCTCGCCGCAGCTGTACATCGCGGCGGGCATCTCCGGTGCGATCCAGCACCGCGCCGGCATGCAGACCTCGAAGACGATCGTCGCGGTGAACAAGGACCGCGAGGCCCCGATCTTCGAGCTCGCCGACTACGGCGTCGTCGGCGACCTGCACAAGGTCCTGCCGCAGGCCACCGACGAGATCACGAAGCGCAAGTAA
- a CDS encoding cysteine desulfurase family protein codes for MTYLDHAATTPMLPEALAAMTAELGRVGNPSSLHGSGRSARRVVEESRETVAAALGCRPGEVVFTGGGTEADNLALKGLYWARSAEDGARRRILISAVEHHAVLDPAEWLARHQGAELEILPVDELGRLQPETLRAAIGRDPESVALVSVMWANNEVGTVQPIAELAAIAREFEIPLHSDAVQAVGQLPVDFAGSGVSAMALTGHKLGGPLGIGALVLARGTVPTPLLHGGGQERDVHSGTLDTPAIAGFAAAVETSVRNLEAHTATLLRLRSDLVDGVLAAVPDARYNGDPDRRLPGNAHFSFPGCEGDSLLMLLDARGIECSTGSACSAGVARPSHVLLAMGHDEPSARSSLRFSLGHTSTEADVADLLEALPPVVERARRAGEIAAARHKRA; via the coding sequence ATGACGTACCTGGACCACGCGGCGACGACGCCGATGCTTCCCGAGGCGCTGGCCGCGATGACGGCCGAGCTCGGGCGCGTCGGGAACCCCTCGTCGCTGCACGGCAGCGGCCGATCGGCCCGCCGGGTGGTCGAGGAGTCGCGCGAGACCGTCGCCGCGGCGCTCGGGTGCCGGCCCGGTGAGGTCGTGTTCACCGGGGGCGGCACGGAGGCCGACAACCTCGCGCTCAAGGGCCTGTACTGGGCCCGGTCCGCGGAGGACGGAGCGCGCCGGCGGATCCTGATCAGCGCCGTGGAGCACCACGCGGTGCTCGACCCTGCGGAGTGGCTCGCACGTCACCAGGGCGCGGAGCTGGAGATCCTGCCCGTCGACGAGCTCGGGCGGCTGCAGCCGGAGACGTTGCGGGCAGCGATCGGGCGCGACCCCGAGTCGGTCGCGCTGGTCTCGGTGATGTGGGCCAACAACGAGGTCGGGACGGTTCAGCCGATCGCCGAGCTCGCCGCGATCGCGCGGGAGTTCGAGATCCCGCTGCACTCGGACGCCGTGCAGGCCGTCGGGCAGCTGCCGGTCGACTTCGCCGGGTCCGGGGTGTCCGCGATGGCGCTGACCGGCCACAAGCTCGGCGGGCCCCTCGGTATCGGGGCGCTCGTGCTCGCGCGCGGGACGGTGCCGACGCCGCTGCTGCACGGCGGCGGTCAGGAGCGCGACGTCCACTCCGGGACGCTGGACACGCCCGCGATCGCGGGCTTCGCGGCCGCCGTCGAGACGTCGGTGCGCAACCTCGAGGCTCACACCGCGACGCTGCTGCGCCTTCGCTCCGACCTCGTCGACGGCGTGCTGGCCGCGGTGCCCGACGCCCGCTACAACGGCGACCCCGACAGACGCCTGCCCGGCAACGCCCACTTCTCGTTCCCCGGCTGCGAGGGCGACTCGCTGCTGATGCTGCTCGACGCCCGGGGCATCGAGTGCTCGACCGGCTCCGCGTGCTCGGCCGGCGTCGCGCGGCCCTCACACGTGCTGCTCGCGATGGGGCACGACGAGCCCTCGGCCCGCAGTTCGCTGCGGTTCTCCCTCGGCCACACCTCGACCGAGGCCGACGTCGCCGACCTGCTCGAGGCGCTGCCCCCGGTGGTGGAGCGCGCCCGCCGCGCCGGTGAGATCGCGGCCGCCCGGCACAAGCGGGCCTGA
- the mnmA gene encoding tRNA 2-thiouridine(34) synthase MnmA, producing MNVLAALSGGVDSAVAAARAVEAGHDVTGVHLALAEAPDNPRGKGCCTPEDARDARRVADVLGIPFYVWDLAERFRADVVDDFVAEYAAGRTPNPCLRCNESIKFAAVLDRAIGLGFDAVCTGHYARLIDGPSGRELHRAVDPDKDQSYVLGVLEADQLAHAMFPLGDSVKGDVRAEAEARGLAVAAKPDSHDICFIPDGDTAGFLRKRLGERPGELVDTAGAVLGEHSGAYGFTVGQRKGLRIGTPAPDGRPRYVLDVSVVDNRVTVGPAEALDVRGLTADRPRWCGDALLGSSECLVQFRAHGDPVPAAVTAIEGGLQIAFATPVRGVAPGQAAVLYDGTRVLGSATIAATVR from the coding sequence GTGAACGTCCTGGCGGCACTGTCCGGGGGCGTGGACTCCGCCGTCGCGGCGGCCCGCGCCGTCGAGGCCGGCCACGACGTCACCGGCGTCCACCTCGCGCTGGCCGAGGCGCCGGACAACCCGCGCGGCAAGGGCTGCTGCACCCCCGAGGACGCCCGGGACGCGCGCCGCGTCGCCGACGTCCTGGGCATCCCGTTCTACGTCTGGGACCTCGCCGAGCGGTTCCGCGCCGACGTGGTCGACGACTTCGTCGCCGAGTACGCCGCCGGCCGCACCCCGAACCCGTGCCTGCGCTGCAACGAATCGATCAAGTTCGCCGCGGTGCTGGACCGCGCGATCGGGCTGGGGTTCGACGCGGTCTGCACGGGGCACTACGCGCGCCTGATTGACGGTCCGTCAGGTCGCGAGCTGCACCGGGCGGTCGACCCGGACAAGGACCAGTCCTACGTGCTCGGCGTGCTGGAGGCGGACCAGCTCGCGCACGCGATGTTCCCGCTCGGCGACTCGGTGAAGGGCGACGTCCGCGCCGAGGCCGAGGCCCGTGGGCTCGCCGTTGCGGCCAAGCCGGACAGCCACGACATCTGCTTCATCCCCGACGGCGACACCGCCGGGTTCCTGCGCAAGCGGCTGGGGGAGCGGCCGGGCGAGCTCGTCGACACCGCCGGCGCGGTGCTGGGGGAGCACTCCGGCGCGTACGGCTTCACGGTCGGGCAGCGGAAGGGCCTGCGCATCGGCACCCCCGCCCCCGACGGCCGCCCCCGCTACGTCCTCGACGTCTCCGTCGTCGACAACCGCGTCACCGTCGGGCCCGCCGAGGCCCTCGACGTCCGTGGCCTGACGGCCGACCGCCCCCGCTGGTGCGGCGACGCACTGCTGGGCTCGAGCGAGTGCCTCGTCCAGTTCCGGGCCCACGGCGACCCCGTCCCCGCCGCCGTCACCGCCATCGAGGGGGGCCTCCAGATCGCGTTCGCGACCCCCGTCCGCGGCGTCGCCCCCGGCCAGGCCGCCGTCCTCTACGACGGCACCCGCGTCCTCGGCTCCGCCACCATCGCCGCCACCGTCCGCTAG
- a CDS encoding maleylpyruvate isomerase family mycothiol-dependent enzyme — MDRDEKWTVIADQRRVLADVLASLSPEQWEHPSLCEAWRIRDVAAHVAFTPRSPGLPRILAMAVRARGDFDRINRDLAIRHAGRIPDLVAELRDVADIRRKPAITTLDNLVFDTLVHVQDVTRPLGRSVPMPPVAAAAGLERVWRMGWPFWARRRLRGLRLQATDLDWSAGAGEDVSGPAADLLLLLTGRTAAALPALSGPGTARLAAAV, encoded by the coding sequence ATGGACCGCGACGAGAAGTGGACCGTCATCGCCGACCAACGGCGCGTCCTGGCCGACGTGCTGGCGTCGCTGAGCCCGGAGCAGTGGGAGCACCCCTCGCTCTGCGAGGCGTGGCGGATCCGGGACGTCGCCGCGCACGTCGCCTTCACCCCGCGGTCCCCGGGATTGCCGCGGATCCTCGCCATGGCCGTCCGCGCCCGCGGCGACTTCGACCGCATCAACCGGGACCTGGCGATCCGGCACGCGGGCCGCATCCCTGACCTCGTGGCCGAACTCCGCGACGTCGCCGACATCCGCCGCAAGCCCGCGATCACGACGCTCGACAACCTCGTCTTCGACACCCTCGTCCACGTCCAGGACGTCACCCGGCCGCTCGGCCGGTCCGTCCCGATGCCGCCCGTCGCGGCCGCGGCCGGCCTCGAGCGGGTCTGGCGCATGGGCTGGCCGTTCTGGGCCCGCCGGCGCCTGCGGGGCCTCCGCCTGCAGGCCACCGACCTCGACTGGTCCGCCGGCGCTGGTGAGGACGTCTCCGGCCCCGCCGCGGACCTGCTCCTCCTGCTGACCGGCCGCACCGCCGCCGCCCTCCCCGCCCTCTCCGGCCCCGGCACCGCCCGCCTCGCCGCGGCGGTCTGA
- a CDS encoding MarR family winged helix-turn-helix transcriptional regulator — protein MTEPLNVGLLLFLPYRALETRVFRELAAAGFDDLTPAQARVFQRIGPGGTRLTELAEQAGITKPTAAFLVDQLERAGYVERVPDPTDGRARLVKVADRGVRAVEASRPIVAAVEAEWTAHLGDRRMTQLRRALADLREITDPWR, from the coding sequence GTGACGGAGCCGCTGAACGTCGGACTGCTGCTGTTCCTCCCGTACCGCGCGCTGGAGACCCGGGTCTTCCGGGAACTGGCCGCGGCGGGCTTCGACGACCTCACCCCGGCCCAGGCCCGCGTGTTCCAGCGGATCGGGCCCGGCGGCACCCGGCTCACCGAGCTGGCCGAGCAGGCCGGCATCACCAAGCCGACGGCGGCCTTCCTCGTCGACCAGCTCGAGCGCGCCGGGTACGTCGAGCGCGTCCCCGACCCCACCGACGGCCGTGCCCGTCTGGTGAAGGTGGCCGATCGCGGCGTCCGGGCCGTCGAGGCGTCCCGGCCGATCGTGGCCGCGGTCGAGGCGGAGTGGACCGCCCATCTCGGCGACCGCCGGATGACGCAGCTGCGCCGCGCCCTGGCGGACCTGCGCGAGATCACCGACCCGTGGCGGTGA